From Ignavibacteriota bacterium, the proteins below share one genomic window:
- the lepB gene encoding signal peptidase I, protein MAVHRRLVREWLVAGMLGIAIALVAGTALRIFVLGAVVVPSRSMCDTMIPGDRVLVSKLVVPRHVDVGVPFTGIRCAFTVPPLRSLRVGDVLVVRPPAGWIENPLDRTAFLVKRCAGLPGDTLVFDHDVLMVNGLVLRLPAHAVQRERPRVYHDDGAADTVIVPAGEYFLLGDNPGESIDSRMHGTVPASAVVGIAAMIYWSVEPAVSTEGGGVRWGRIGRVVR, encoded by the coding sequence GTGGCAGTGCACCGCCGGCTCGTGCGTGAATGGCTCGTTGCCGGCATGCTGGGGATCGCCATCGCTCTCGTGGCAGGAACGGCCCTGAGGATATTCGTCCTCGGGGCCGTTGTCGTTCCGTCCCGCTCGATGTGCGATACGATGATCCCCGGCGACCGGGTCCTGGTGAGCAAGCTCGTGGTCCCCCGGCATGTCGACGTCGGCGTACCGTTCACCGGCATACGCTGCGCGTTCACGGTGCCGCCCTTGCGTTCTCTGCGGGTCGGCGACGTGCTCGTTGTGCGGCCGCCGGCGGGGTGGATCGAGAACCCGCTGGACAGAACGGCGTTCCTCGTGAAGCGCTGTGCGGGCCTGCCCGGCGATACCCTGGTCTTCGATCACGATGTCCTCATGGTGAATGGCCTCGTGCTCCGCCTCCCGGCGCATGCCGTGCAGCGGGAGCGACCGCGGGTGTATCATGACGACGGCGCGGCCGACACCGTCATCGTTCCGGCGGGAGAGTACTTCCTCCTGGGTGACAATCCCGGAGAGAGCATCGACAGCCGGATGCACGGCACGGTGCCGGCATCAGCGGTCGTTGGCATCGCCGCAATGATCTACTGGTCCGTTGAGCCGGCAGTGTCCACGGAGGGAGGAGGAGTGCGTTGGGGAAGGATCGGGAGAGTGGTACGATGA
- the lepB gene encoding signal peptidase I: MAKAEKFVKKEPVKDFFKDVVFVLVAFFFLNSFVLASFEVPTGSMENEIMAGDFLFVNKFLYGGTTPRNIPFTNIRLPWFRVPAIRSVERGDVIVFEFPGQREEVQSPEFMFYLKRAVALSGDTVQIVDRALYVNGKPAPLPRHMKFNSYAIKPNGQGEYNIFPPGAPFNEDNWGPIAVPRKGDVVPLSPASFDQWRVFIGREGHTALLDMQGRILIDGKPADSYTVERNYIFGMGDNRDNSLDSRFWGFIPEENIVGTPMIVYWSWAPDKSLLDPGKFGSIRFGRLGTLIK, encoded by the coding sequence ATGGCAAAAGCAGAGAAGTTCGTCAAGAAAGAACCGGTGAAGGATTTCTTCAAGGACGTGGTGTTCGTCCTGGTCGCCTTCTTCTTTCTGAATAGTTTTGTCCTTGCGTCCTTTGAAGTGCCGACCGGATCGATGGAAAATGAGATCATGGCCGGCGATTTTCTCTTCGTGAACAAGTTCCTCTACGGCGGGACCACGCCCCGGAACATCCCGTTCACGAACATCCGGCTTCCCTGGTTCCGTGTTCCTGCCATCCGGAGCGTGGAGCGCGGCGATGTGATCGTGTTCGAATTCCCCGGCCAGCGTGAAGAGGTCCAGTCGCCGGAATTCATGTTCTATCTGAAGCGCGCCGTGGCGCTGTCGGGTGATACGGTGCAGATCGTGGACCGCGCGCTGTATGTGAACGGCAAGCCCGCGCCGCTCCCGCGCCACATGAAGTTCAACAGCTACGCCATCAAACCGAACGGGCAGGGAGAGTACAACATCTTCCCTCCCGGTGCACCGTTCAACGAAGACAATTGGGGCCCGATCGCCGTTCCCCGGAAGGGCGATGTCGTTCCGTTGTCCCCGGCCAGCTTCGATCAGTGGCGTGTGTTCATCGGACGCGAAGGGCATACGGCCCTGCTGGATATGCAGGGGCGCATCCTGATCGATGGGAAGCCTGCGGACTCCTACACCGTGGAACGCAACTACATCTTCGGTATGGGTGACAACCGCGATAATAGTCTTGATAGCCGGTTCTGGGGATTCATTCCTGAAGAGAATATCGTCGGCACGCCGATGATCGTGTACTGGTCGTGGGCCCCCGACAAGTCGCTGCTCGATCCGGGCAAATTCGGTTCGATCCGGTTCGGACGCCTCGGCACGCTGATCAAGTAG
- the lepA gene encoding elongation factor 4 — MDHIRNFCIIAHIDHGKSTIADRLLERTGTITAREMKFNQVLDDMDLEQERGITIKLHAIQMQYRAKDNETYTLNLIDTPGHVDFSYEVSRSLAACEGALLVVDASQGVEAQTISNLYLAIDAGLEIIPVINKIDLPSAMVDSVKHQIMDLIGCKDEDILLASAKADLGIEDILEAVVKRIQSPRGDPDAPLRALIFDSVFDVYRGSIVYLRVVDGTLREGDKIMFFHHGRSFEAEEVGCLEMKRTRTGSISAGGVGYLIAGIKDVHDTKVGDTVTSAVRPAPAPLPGYKDVKPMVFSGMYPTNAEDFEDLRASIEKLQLNDSSLIYEPETSTALGFGFRCGFLGLLHMEIVQERLEREYNQNIINTVPNVEYRVTKTNGDVVLVDNPSYMPQLGLIEKVEEPFIRAQIIVPTEYVGNIMKLCTERRGVYKNTTYLDPTRVDLHYEMPLSEIIFDFYDKLKSTSRGYASFDYEFLDFRESDLVKLDILLNGESVDAFSSIVHLDKAHEWGKKLCVKLRKLIPRQMFEVAIQAAIGSKIVARETISAMRKNVLAKCYGGDISRKRKLLEKQKEGKKRMKQVGRVEIPQEAFLAVLSMEDE; from the coding sequence ATGGATCATATCCGCAATTTCTGCATCATTGCCCACATCGACCACGGGAAGTCCACGATCGCCGACCGGCTGTTGGAACGCACCGGTACGATCACTGCCCGGGAAATGAAGTTCAATCAGGTCCTGGATGACATGGACCTCGAGCAGGAACGGGGCATCACGATCAAGTTGCATGCGATCCAGATGCAGTACCGGGCCAAGGATAACGAGACCTACACGCTCAACCTGATCGATACGCCGGGCCACGTCGACTTCTCGTACGAGGTGTCGCGCTCCCTGGCAGCATGTGAAGGCGCGCTCCTTGTCGTGGATGCTTCGCAGGGCGTGGAAGCCCAGACCATCAGCAACCTGTATCTGGCGATCGACGCCGGGCTGGAGATCATCCCGGTGATCAACAAGATCGATCTGCCCAGTGCGATGGTCGATTCGGTGAAGCACCAGATCATGGACCTGATCGGGTGCAAGGATGAGGATATCCTCCTTGCAAGCGCGAAAGCGGATCTGGGGATCGAGGACATCCTCGAGGCGGTGGTCAAACGCATTCAGTCGCCCAGGGGCGACCCCGACGCGCCTCTCCGCGCACTCATCTTCGATTCGGTGTTCGATGTGTACCGCGGTTCGATCGTCTATCTCCGGGTCGTGGACGGCACGCTCCGGGAAGGCGACAAGATCATGTTCTTCCACCACGGCCGTAGCTTCGAGGCCGAAGAGGTGGGATGCCTGGAGATGAAACGCACCCGCACCGGCTCGATCAGTGCCGGCGGCGTGGGCTATCTCATCGCGGGCATCAAGGATGTGCACGATACCAAGGTCGGCGATACCGTCACGTCCGCCGTGCGGCCGGCTCCGGCCCCCCTCCCGGGGTACAAGGATGTGAAGCCGATGGTGTTCAGTGGCATGTATCCGACGAACGCGGAGGATTTTGAGGATCTGCGCGCGTCGATCGAGAAACTGCAACTGAACGACTCGTCCCTCATTTATGAGCCGGAGACCTCGACCGCGCTCGGATTCGGATTCCGGTGCGGGTTCCTCGGCCTCCTGCACATGGAGATCGTGCAGGAGCGGCTCGAACGCGAGTATAACCAGAACATCATCAACACGGTCCCGAACGTCGAGTATCGCGTCACCAAGACGAACGGCGATGTGGTGCTCGTGGACAATCCGTCGTACATGCCCCAGCTCGGACTCATCGAAAAAGTGGAAGAGCCGTTCATCCGGGCGCAGATCATCGTCCCGACCGAGTATGTCGGGAACATCATGAAGCTCTGCACCGAACGGCGTGGTGTCTATAAGAATACGACCTATCTGGATCCGACCCGCGTCGACCTGCACTATGAGATGCCGCTGTCGGAGATCATCTTCGATTTCTATGACAAGTTGAAGTCCACCTCGCGCGGGTACGCCTCCTTCGACTACGAGTTCCTGGATTTCCGGGAGTCGGACCTGGTCAAGCTGGATATCCTGCTGAATGGCGAGTCGGTGGATGCCTTCTCCAGCATCGTCCACCTGGACAAGGCCCATGAGTGGGGAAAGAAGCTCTGCGTCAAGCTCCGCAAGCTGATCCCCCGGCAGATGTTCGAGGTGGCCATCCAGGCGGCCATCGGTTCCAAGATCGTGGCCCGGGAGACCATCTCCGCCATGCGGAAGAACGTGCTCGCAAAATGTTACGGCGGTGATATTTCCCGCAAACGCAAGCTCCTCGAGAAACAGAAAGAGGGGAAAAAACGTATGAAGCAGGTGGGGCGTGTGGAGATCCCGCAGGAAGCGTTCCTGGCTGTGCTCTCCATGGAAGACGAATAG
- a CDS encoding haloacid dehalogenase-like hydrolase, producing the protein MSIAEHPALHRLFTQARATNGGPRPLAVFDCDGTVIKGDIGEAVYFRQIEDFFFRVSPAEVWLDHPQRETLDRLYRTLEGTDPAARHRHPAFKDFAEHMLAWYYDQLAANEVHKGCADVVRTFAGFTLDEVREFSRTTLARELKVPLGEKPLGRRMVHSGVRFLSEAKDLILALQKNNFDIWAVSGSCKWTVEPVFTPFGIPREQIIGITVADHNGTLSSEPVHPIPIRAEKIEALQALEPRIPLFAASDSRNDIPLLLYATTTRVWINSRSRSAHDFFTAVGAPPDDRWIIVDEPTVLHTN; encoded by the coding sequence ATGAGCATTGCCGAACACCCTGCCCTTCATCGCCTGTTCACCCAGGCCCGTGCCACCAATGGCGGGCCGCGGCCGCTGGCAGTCTTCGATTGCGACGGAACGGTGATCAAGGGGGATATCGGCGAGGCGGTCTACTTCCGCCAGATCGAGGATTTCTTTTTCCGGGTCTCCCCCGCCGAGGTGTGGCTGGATCATCCGCAGCGGGAGACGCTCGACCGATTGTATCGGACGCTGGAAGGCACCGACCCTGCCGCTCGGCACCGCCATCCGGCGTTCAAGGATTTTGCAGAGCACATGCTCGCCTGGTACTACGACCAGCTCGCGGCGAACGAGGTGCACAAGGGGTGCGCGGACGTCGTCCGCACCTTCGCCGGTTTCACACTGGACGAGGTGCGGGAGTTCTCCCGTACGACGCTTGCGCGGGAACTGAAGGTGCCGCTCGGGGAGAAGCCACTCGGACGCAGGATGGTCCACTCTGGCGTTCGCTTCCTGAGCGAGGCAAAGGATCTCATCCTCGCCCTCCAGAAGAACAATTTCGACATCTGGGCCGTCTCCGGCAGCTGCAAATGGACCGTCGAACCGGTCTTCACGCCGTTCGGCATTCCCCGGGAACAGATCATCGGGATCACCGTCGCGGACCACAACGGCACGCTCTCCAGCGAGCCGGTGCATCCCATCCCCATCCGCGCGGAAAAGATCGAGGCACTTCAGGCGCTGGAACCGCGCATCCCGCTCTTCGCGGCGAGCGATTCGCGCAACGACATCCCCCTGTTGTTGTACGCCACGACCACACGGGTATGGATCAACTCCCGCAGCCGCAGCGCACATGATTTCTTCACCGCCGTCGGCGCACCGCCCGACGACCGCTGGATCATCGTTGACGAACCCACTGTCCTCCACACCAACTGA
- a CDS encoding NAD(P)/FAD-dependent oxidoreductase → MADAAVTVIGGGVIGLAIAAELTQRHSPVFLLERNPRYGQETSARNSEVIHAGIYYPQGSLKARLCVEGRELLYTLCEKHGVPHQRITKVITATKKEEEGELERLYAAATSNGAPIERLTAARVSAMEPNITTVGGLLSPSTGIISAHGLMDYFYHAIRERGGEVQMHCTVVGLDRVSDGYRVSIREGAEVSSFTTEWVVNAAGLEADTIAALAGIDVDAAGYRIHYCKGSYFALPASMNGVVQRLVYPVPTKHSLGVHAVLDLGGRLKFGPDVEYLPDRIQNYTVDPSKRAIFAESVRRILPMVKDEDLTPDMSGIRPKTQAKGDPVRDFAITHETARGLPGLINLVGMESPGLTASPAIARYVAGMIAA, encoded by the coding sequence ATGGCAGATGCAGCCGTAACAGTGATCGGCGGCGGGGTCATAGGACTCGCGATCGCAGCCGAACTCACGCAGCGACACAGCCCCGTCTTCCTGCTGGAGCGCAATCCGCGCTACGGCCAGGAGACCTCCGCCCGCAACAGCGAGGTCATCCATGCCGGGATCTACTACCCGCAGGGTTCCCTGAAGGCCCGACTGTGCGTCGAGGGCCGCGAACTGTTGTATACGCTGTGTGAGAAGCACGGCGTGCCCCATCAGCGCATCACCAAAGTGATCACCGCGACGAAGAAAGAGGAAGAGGGCGAACTCGAACGCCTCTATGCCGCAGCGACGTCGAACGGTGCGCCCATCGAACGTCTCACCGCCGCCCGGGTGAGCGCCATGGAACCGAACATCACCACCGTCGGCGGACTGCTGTCCCCGTCCACCGGCATCATCAGCGCACACGGACTCATGGATTATTTCTATCATGCGATACGTGAACGCGGCGGCGAGGTGCAGATGCATTGCACGGTCGTGGGGCTCGATCGCGTGTCCGATGGATACCGCGTGAGCATCCGTGAAGGTGCAGAGGTCAGCTCGTTCACGACGGAATGGGTGGTCAATGCCGCAGGCCTGGAGGCCGATACCATCGCTGCGCTCGCCGGCATCGATGTGGATGCGGCGGGATACAGGATCCATTACTGCAAAGGCTCGTACTTCGCCCTCCCGGCGTCGATGAATGGCGTCGTGCAGCGCCTGGTCTATCCCGTACCCACCAAGCACTCGCTCGGCGTGCACGCGGTGCTGGATCTCGGCGGCCGCTTGAAGTTCGGGCCGGACGTGGAATATCTTCCGGACCGTATCCAGAACTACACCGTTGATCCGTCGAAGCGCGCCATCTTTGCCGAGTCGGTGCGGCGCATCCTGCCGATGGTGAAGGACGAGGACCTGACCCCGGACATGAGCGGCATCCGGCCGAAAACCCAGGCAAAGGGCGATCCTGTACGTGATTTTGCGATCACGCACGAGACCGCGCGGGGCCTGCCCGGCCTCATCAACCTGGTCGGCATGGAATCGCCCGGTCTGACAGCATCACCCGCTATCGCGCGTTACGTCGCCGGCATGATCGCGGCCTGA